The Paraburkholderia sp. D15 genome has a segment encoding these proteins:
- a CDS encoding cytochrome c, translated as MMRRFKLIVLAGTAMLGVFTAPRVTAEAAGASDPALAALVARGEYLAKASDCAGCHTAVGGQAYGGGLGLTSPFGTIMSSNITPDRRYGIGAYSYEDFARSVREGVSPDNKRLYPAMPYASFSKMSDDDMRALYAYFMHGVKPAPEPAPPTKLAFPFNQRWVLYFWQLAFAPTEPYRPKAGRDAQWNRGAFLVQGPGHCGACHTPRGPGFQERGYDESSPMYLTGGVNDNWFGPNLTGDPGSGLGRIGEKDLAAFLKTGHGAGLVAFGSMVEQVEDSTQYLTDEDALAMAHYLKSLPAQKPSGSYEPHAQPDLPTRNGNRVDAPQSVGARVYISFCARCHGVQGAGVPNVFPRLAGNPSVITEDTTSLIRLMVEGGNSPATISGPPRQAMPGFAQTLTNAQMANVLSWIRTSWGNDARPVTANDIQSLREKIHK; from the coding sequence ATGATGCGGCGCTTCAAACTGATCGTGCTGGCCGGCACGGCGATGCTCGGCGTGTTCACGGCTCCGCGCGTCACAGCCGAGGCTGCCGGCGCATCGGACCCGGCGCTCGCGGCCCTCGTAGCGCGTGGAGAATATCTCGCCAAAGCGTCGGACTGCGCGGGTTGCCACACGGCCGTCGGCGGACAGGCTTATGGCGGCGGCTTGGGACTCACATCGCCATTCGGCACGATCATGAGCAGCAACATCACGCCGGACCGCCGATACGGCATTGGCGCCTACAGTTACGAAGATTTTGCACGCTCTGTGCGGGAGGGCGTGTCGCCGGATAACAAGCGGCTTTATCCGGCGATGCCGTATGCGTCCTTTTCAAAAATGTCCGACGACGACATGCGCGCGCTTTACGCGTATTTCATGCACGGAGTAAAACCGGCGCCCGAACCGGCTCCGCCCACCAAGCTGGCGTTCCCCTTCAATCAGCGCTGGGTGCTCTATTTCTGGCAACTCGCGTTCGCACCAACAGAACCCTATCGGCCGAAGGCCGGACGTGACGCGCAGTGGAATCGCGGGGCATTTCTCGTGCAAGGTCCGGGGCATTGCGGCGCATGTCACACACCTCGCGGGCCAGGCTTTCAGGAACGCGGCTACGACGAGTCGTCGCCCATGTATTTGACGGGTGGAGTCAATGACAACTGGTTCGGGCCGAATCTGACCGGCGATCCGGGCTCGGGACTCGGACGTATCGGCGAAAAAGATCTTGCCGCATTTCTGAAGACGGGACACGGTGCGGGTCTCGTCGCATTCGGTTCTATGGTCGAGCAAGTGGAAGACAGCACTCAATATCTGACCGACGAAGATGCGCTCGCCATGGCGCACTATCTCAAGTCACTGCCGGCGCAAAAGCCGTCCGGGAGCTATGAGCCGCATGCGCAGCCCGACTTGCCGACGCGCAACGGCAATCGGGTCGATGCGCCTCAATCGGTCGGCGCGCGGGTCTATATCTCGTTCTGCGCGCGCTGCCACGGTGTGCAAGGGGCGGGCGTGCCCAATGTATTTCCGCGGCTAGCAGGCAACCCGTCAGTGATCACCGAAGATACGACTTCGCTGATTCGCTTAATGGTGGAAGGCGGCAACAGTCCCGCGACTATCAGTGGACCGCCGCGTCAAGCAATGCCGGGCTTCGCTCAAACGCTCACCAATGCGCAAATGGCGAATGTGCTTTCATGGATCCGCACCTCATGGGGCAATGACGCGCGACCTGTAACGGCCAACGACATTCAGTCGTTGCGCGAGAAAATCCACAAGTAG
- a CDS encoding cytochrome c oxidase subunit 3: protein MTELRKAPVDAMQNDASATPVLMLDVRHLPSFGFGHRSLMWWSTICLMLIEGTVFAIAAMTYFYLRGLTAKWPLNAAPPDLLWGTANTAILLVSMWPNQLAKRAADRQQRARARLWLCVCLVFSVGFLVVRAVEFAALNVSWYTNAYGSVVWLLLGLHTTHLITDTLDTAVLAVLLFTGPFEGKRFVDVSENALYWYFVVLSWLPIYAVIYLAPRL, encoded by the coding sequence ATGACGGAACTGCGCAAAGCGCCGGTAGACGCGATGCAAAACGATGCGAGCGCCACTCCCGTGCTGATGCTGGACGTGCGCCATCTGCCGAGCTTCGGCTTCGGGCATCGCAGCCTGATGTGGTGGAGCACCATCTGCCTGATGCTGATCGAGGGGACCGTTTTCGCCATCGCGGCAATGACGTACTTCTATCTGCGCGGGCTCACTGCAAAGTGGCCGCTCAACGCGGCGCCGCCCGACCTTCTGTGGGGCACCGCAAACACCGCGATTCTGCTCGTGAGCATGTGGCCAAACCAGCTTGCAAAGCGCGCTGCGGACCGCCAGCAGCGGGCCCGCGCGCGTCTGTGGCTCTGCGTATGCCTGGTTTTCTCTGTGGGCTTTCTGGTGGTGCGCGCCGTAGAGTTCGCCGCACTGAACGTGAGCTGGTACACGAACGCCTACGGCTCGGTCGTGTGGCTGCTTCTCGGCCTGCACACGACGCACCTCATTACGGACACACTGGACACCGCGGTGCTCGCCGTGCTGCTGTTCACCGGTCCGTTCGAAGGGAAACGTTTCGTCGACGTAAGCGAGAACGCGCTGTACTGGTACTTCGTCGTACTCAGCTGGTTGCCGATCTATGCGGTGATCTACCTCGCTCCCCGCTTGTGA
- a CDS encoding cytochrome c oxidase assembly protein, whose protein sequence is MRRALALAALCIPPGVHAHVLTAAERSAPPVLRWTFEPWVVALLVVSLGLYAAGYRRLRARSRRGRGIRTRQLCAFVAGWLALVAALNSPLDALSAALFSAHMVQHELMMIVAAPLLVLGRPLAVWLWAFPPAARHAIAAAVRTPMLYGLWRALCAPTVAWLLHAAALWAWHMPRFFEAALASPAIHTLQHASFLLSALLFWWVVFGEGARRDQSGYAMLSLFTTMVHTGALGALLTLAPGLWYPAYIESTSALGFDPLQDQQLGGLVMWVPGGLAYLIAALLTGARWLMHRAPVTLIPNTLAARRDTTS, encoded by the coding sequence ATGCGCCGCGCACTCGCGCTCGCCGCGTTGTGTATTCCGCCAGGCGTACACGCACATGTGTTGACTGCCGCGGAGAGAAGCGCGCCGCCCGTGCTGCGCTGGACTTTCGAACCATGGGTCGTCGCACTGCTGGTCGTGAGCCTCGGCCTCTATGCAGCCGGCTACCGGCGCCTGCGCGCGCGCAGCCGACGCGGGCGCGGCATTCGCACGCGTCAGCTATGCGCATTCGTAGCCGGATGGCTCGCGCTCGTCGCCGCGCTCAACTCGCCACTCGACGCATTGAGCGCGGCGCTCTTCTCCGCGCATATGGTTCAACATGAACTGATGATGATCGTGGCCGCTCCGCTGCTCGTGCTCGGCCGACCGCTCGCGGTATGGCTGTGGGCCTTTCCTCCGGCGGCACGGCACGCGATAGCCGCCGCCGTCCGCACGCCGATGCTGTACGGACTGTGGCGCGCGCTGTGTGCGCCGACCGTCGCATGGCTGCTGCACGCCGCTGCGTTGTGGGCCTGGCATATGCCGCGTTTTTTCGAAGCGGCGCTCGCGTCGCCCGCTATTCATACGCTTCAGCACGCGAGCTTCCTGCTAAGCGCGCTCCTGTTCTGGTGGGTCGTTTTCGGCGAAGGCGCGCGGCGCGATCAAAGCGGCTATGCGATGTTGTCGCTCTTCACGACGATGGTCCACACCGGCGCGCTGGGCGCATTGCTGACGCTTGCGCCGGGGCTCTGGTACCCGGCGTACATCGAGTCAACCTCGGCGCTCGGCTTCGATCCGTTGCAGGATCAACAACTCGGCGGCCTCGTGATGTGGGTGCCTGGCGGCCTGGCGTATCTGATCGCAGCGCTTCTGACTGGCGCGCGCTGGCTGATGCATCGCGCGCCAGTCACGCTCATACCCAACACGCTGGCCGCGCGTCGGGATACCACCTCATGA
- the ctaD gene encoding cytochrome c oxidase subunit I — translation MSERQSSPARPAAHLVDGPAAGQQVAEALARTWSDSPGWLGRLSAVNHKTVARRFVITTFVFFLLGGLLALAMRLQLARPGNRLVGPELYNQLFTIHGTTMMFLFAVPVMQAVATWLVPLMIGARSVAFPRMNAYAYWVFLFGGVTLYVAFVLGAGPDAGWFSYVPLAGPDYSTGKGVDIWAQMITFTELASLLEAVVLITTIFKMRAPGMSLNRMPLFVWATLITQFMVLFAMPAVMLGSTALILDRLVGTHFYNAARGGDVLLWQHLFWFFGHPEVYLIFIPPLGFLSSIIPTFARRPIFGYPVMVLALIMTAFLAFGLWVHHMFATSIPALGKSFFTAASLMIAIPSGVQIFCWIATLWTGRLNLKTPLWFALGFFFILVLGGMTGVMLGSVALDLQVHDTYFVVAHLHYVLLGGAVFPLFGAFYYWYPKATGRLMNETLGRLQFWLFFIGFNVAFFPMHVLGLHGMPRRVWTYPHGMGWHGMNLAATVGALTIGVSVLLFITNAMHSYRHGEVAGADPWGAGTLEWSTTSPPPPHNFDALPVVHGRDPLWEPSAQPAYVSGLAAEAREVLSTTALDALPDLRLLFPAPSIWPFISAVTTTVLFIGSIFSPWAVVWGSVPVTIALIGWFWPNRGQNQQAVQLEQRP, via the coding sequence ATGAGCGAACGTCAATCTTCGCCCGCGCGGCCGGCCGCACATCTGGTGGACGGCCCCGCTGCCGGCCAGCAGGTCGCCGAAGCGCTTGCGCGCACATGGAGCGATTCCCCGGGCTGGCTGGGCCGGCTCTCCGCTGTCAACCACAAGACCGTGGCGCGGCGCTTCGTGATCACCACGTTCGTTTTCTTCCTGTTGGGCGGCCTCCTCGCGCTAGCCATGCGACTGCAGCTCGCGCGGCCCGGCAATCGTCTCGTCGGTCCCGAGCTATACAACCAGCTTTTCACGATTCACGGCACGACGATGATGTTCCTGTTCGCCGTGCCGGTCATGCAGGCCGTCGCCACCTGGCTCGTGCCGCTGATGATCGGCGCGCGCAGCGTCGCCTTCCCGCGGATGAATGCCTACGCCTACTGGGTCTTCCTGTTTGGCGGCGTGACGCTCTACGTGGCGTTCGTGCTCGGCGCCGGTCCGGATGCAGGCTGGTTCAGTTACGTGCCGCTCGCCGGGCCTGATTACTCGACGGGCAAGGGCGTCGACATATGGGCGCAGATGATCACCTTCACCGAACTCGCCTCGCTGCTCGAAGCGGTCGTGCTCATTACGACGATCTTCAAGATGCGCGCGCCCGGCATGTCGCTCAACCGCATGCCCTTGTTCGTGTGGGCCACGCTGATCACGCAATTCATGGTGCTGTTCGCGATGCCGGCGGTGATGCTCGGCAGCACCGCGCTGATTCTCGACCGTCTGGTCGGTACGCATTTTTACAACGCGGCGCGCGGCGGCGACGTATTGTTGTGGCAGCACCTATTCTGGTTCTTCGGGCATCCCGAGGTGTACTTGATCTTCATTCCTCCGCTCGGCTTTCTTTCTTCGATCATTCCAACCTTCGCGCGCCGCCCGATTTTCGGCTACCCGGTCATGGTGCTCGCGCTGATCATGACGGCCTTTCTCGCGTTCGGTCTCTGGGTGCATCACATGTTCGCAACGAGCATTCCGGCGCTCGGCAAGAGCTTTTTTACAGCTGCCAGCCTGATGATCGCCATCCCGTCAGGCGTACAGATCTTCTGCTGGATCGCGACGCTGTGGACCGGACGCCTCAATCTGAAGACGCCGCTATGGTTTGCCCTCGGCTTCTTCTTCATTCTCGTGCTGGGCGGCATGACCGGTGTGATGCTCGGATCGGTGGCGCTCGACTTGCAGGTACACGACACCTATTTCGTGGTCGCGCATTTGCATTACGTCTTGCTCGGCGGCGCGGTATTTCCGCTATTCGGCGCGTTCTACTACTGGTATCCAAAAGCAACTGGCCGGCTAATGAACGAGACGCTGGGGCGCCTGCAATTCTGGCTGTTCTTTATCGGCTTTAACGTCGCGTTCTTTCCGATGCACGTGCTCGGTCTGCACGGCATGCCGCGCCGCGTGTGGACCTATCCGCACGGCATGGGCTGGCACGGCATGAACCTGGCTGCCACGGTAGGCGCGCTAACGATAGGCGTCAGCGTGTTGCTGTTCATTACCAACGCGATGCACAGCTACCGGCATGGCGAAGTGGCAGGCGCCGATCCGTGGGGCGCGGGCACGCTCGAGTGGAGCACCACGAGTCCGCCGCCGCCGCACAACTTCGACGCGCTGCCCGTGGTTCACGGACGCGACCCGTTGTGGGAGCCGTCCGCGCAGCCTGCCTATGTCAGCGGCCTTGCTGCCGAAGCGCGTGAAGTGTTGTCTACTACTGCGCTCGACGCGTTGCCCGATTTGCGTCTGCTGTTTCCGGCGCCTTCCATCTGGCCGTTTATCAGTGCGGTGACGACCACCGTGCTGTTTATCGGCTCGATCTTTTCGCCGTGGGCTGTCGTGTGGGGCTCGGTGCCTGTCACGATCGCGTTGATCGGCTGGTTCTGGCCAAATCGCGGCCAGAACCAGCAAGCGGTCCAACTGGAGCAGCGGCCATGA